tctgtaaccctgattttcaaagtttggagaaggccggcatttccatctgaatgattgaacgacgtgaaacgcaaaattccatcgcatattatctggcaatatgtacagtagaaatactgtataccgtcgctccaggtacgtataggCTTAtaaatactccacaaaatggccacaggcggcgttaACTTTCTTAAAGGATTTCCTAAcatcctacttgttaccttagggactctcttgtgatgtcctgaaaagtattctctgcagtaattccaggttctgtcaacatgcaaagctcaacgacaagattatagcacgagacgtagtgtacagactacacattcacgcgcaggtaaactcaattgcgcatgctcatattggcagactacactggcaaacgagtgcgcatgcgtgaaggtatatatttgcagcaaatacactggcaatttacactggcatagactctccacggttgttgtgccttgttttgtgcgcgcccacgactgccacgatgggcctgcattcgaacacctctttttcagaattcccacagcttcaatgaactgttattagatttctatattatacttatagccccttaacttgtaaaaataataataataataataataataataataataataataataataataataataataataatgtctcTGTACTGCAACTTTACTCGATGAAGATGACAACATTACCACTCTACACAATATGAAAGTGAACATAAGGtgaatgattttaatacaaTAACACAACCCAAccattcatgaacacaaaaaaacTGAACATGTTctatgttaaggtagaacgcacctcggggacagaaattcaggccttcaaattttatcaattttcttctgacctaccacttgtgggggctcattttgaagctcttggcgaaagaaaagttttcaccgtcttagtttttcgaaaatcgaaaatttattttttctcatagaattaacacagggatggcggccattttggatttcaaatctcgagaaatcgcaagttatttgtctctctagtacaaaagtttgcacggtgacccctgatttttattcttgatttggtaagagaatggttgaaagtttcactgaggaaggtttgagcaaaagtttaagtctttcactttcgaggtgcatattacatTAAAGCATGGATTGGGAACGAAAGGTCCTATGTATACGTCCATGAATAAGATTTGCTTTACACGAATCTCATTAAAACCTTTATTGAACAGTTCTAAGTATCAATACGTTATTGCAGTACTTTTATTCATGACATTTCTTCATCATAAAGAGTCATTTATATTGTAATATTTATAAACTGCAATCAAACCATGAATATGTTTACAAATATGCTGTCCTGTTAATCTGTAATTGACGTTTTGGTAGTACACAAGAATTGCATTAATTTGCTATTTAGTTCTATTCACTTTCTATATTAGAAACTTGACAGAAGTCTCATCGTTCCATCTTACATTGAAGTAGCCAAAGTTTCGCTACAATAATTCACAACGCAACAGAAGTGAAACGGTGTCACAACGCGACTGAAATCTAGGCAACCTAATGATGATATTTATCTATGCACTACATTGCTATGCTGGAGTGTCGAGGTCACCATCCTATGCTGAGTGACAGCGATGAAGAAGTGTTCATTACACAAAATACTTTCCGAAACCCACTGAAAGTGATAACCCTGAAGAAGACGACTGGCTGTTTCAAGACTTTGGAGAGTTACTGGGTGAACTGGGAGAAGGCTCGGCACAAGTAGAAAGTCTCGCTGTCGACGTTGCGCCTCCTGGTATGTCAAGCCTGTTCCACTGCTTGTAAGAGACACGTTGCCTGTTCATTCTGACACACCTTGCCCCTCCCGTTGGATATAAAAAGTGACAAAGAGATAGAAAGAATGGCGATTGAAAGGATTCCTAAAAACACCCTAAACAAAAATAGTTGGGCCGTAAACACATTTAATTTCTGGCAAAACGAGAGAAATAAGTTGGCCTTAGACCCGTCATTTAATATTAGTGTAATACATCCTAAACTCGAGGAAATGACGAAAGATGAATTAAATTTTGCATTGTCACgctttgtttctgaaataaagaaaaaagatggaaaTGATTATCCTGGACAAAGTTTGTATGAATTAGTGATGATTATACAAAACCATTTGTCAGTAATGGGTAAAAGCTGCCAGTTTCTGAATGACCCCACCTTTAAACAGCTAAAAGATACTTTAGATTGTATCATGAAAACAAGGAGCGCTAAAGGAATTGGTACGGAAAAGCGACAGGCCATGGTGTTGAGTGTAGACGATGAGAACAAATTTTGGAGCAGGAAATTGATTGGCGATTTTACACCACAAACTCTATTGGACGCTCAGGTCGTCCTTTTCGGAATAAATTTTGCTTTGAGAGGGGGCCAAGAGCACAGGAATTTACGCCCTGgccaaatttgcaaaaaatactgtgagattgttgggaaatattatCTGGAATACACCGAGGACGTGTCAAAAACAAACAGTGGTGGCTTGGCATCAAGGAAAGTGAAGCGTAAAGTTACAACTGCGTTCGAAAACACAGACTGCAAGGAGAGATGCATTGTGCGATTGTATGATACATACAACAAACTTTGGTAAGAATCCTGTTTTGCTTCAGTGTTGAAGTGTACTTTACTAGAGCCATGGTAGATGTTCCAAGTATATCGTGCCTTGATTATTTTGGTTGTGGCGCTTTCCACTGCGCATAATGTGAACAATTAATTCGATTGTCCGTCTACTGGGTCGTCCACTACGACGCTCGAAATTATTAATTTTCGGTGGTTTTGTAATATTCTGAGTAAAATTTGTTGAACGAGAAATATTGGCTGATAGAGGGCGCCTTTCTTCAAAATTAAGCCCAGTGAacttatatatttttatgaataaaaaccTTGGGCATATTCTGCCAATAGCTGAAATTATCTGACAAGCATGGATAACGAGATGCATACAACCTTAATGTTAACGTTGACATGATCAGTATACTATATTACTTCACCAAGTCCAACTTTTAATTGTATCCCTAACCGATTTCGGTTAATTAACACCGTGACGTTTATGTCAATTTAGTCCTTCAGATCGCCCTCAAGACGTAAACTATTTGCAGCCGGCCAAGAAAATAACCGCAGATTGTTGGTATTCTACGATGCCAGTTGGGAGGAATACACTAATGAAAACTGTGGCAAGACTCTGCGAAAACGCGGGAATTGAAGGATACTATACGAACCACAGTCTACGGGCCACAGCTGCCACTCGCTTATTTGCCGATGGTATGGACGAACAACTAATTGCTGAAAAAACGGGTCATCGAAGTTCTGCTATTAGATCTTACAAGGTAGTAATAAATTACAACATAGTAAATTATAACTCGAGACGTTTATTCATGTAATTGATCAAAAGAAAACTTGTATCATTAACTTTGTATAAACTGATAAACTTTTGGGTACAAACGGAAAAGTGGTACCGAATGAATGACGGTAGTT
This genomic window from Ptychodera flava strain L36383 chromosome 10, AS_Pfla_20210202, whole genome shotgun sequence contains:
- the LOC139142259 gene encoding zinc finger MYM-type protein 2-like, which translates into the protein MAIERIPKNTLNKNSWAVNTFNFWQNERNKLALDPSFNISVIHPKLEEMTKDELNFALSRFVSEIKKKDGNDYPGQSLYELVMIIQNHLSVMGKSCQFLNDPTFKQLKDTLDCIMKTRSAKGIGTEKRQAMVLSVDDENKFWSRKLIGDFTPQTLLDAQVVLFGINFALRGGQEHRNLRPGQICKKYCEIVGKYYLEYTEDVSKTNSGGLASRKVKRKVTTAFENTDCKERCIVRLYDTYNKLCPSDRPQDVNYLQPAKKITADCWYSTMPVGRNTLMKTVARLCENAGIEGYYTNHSLRATAATRLFADGMDEQLIAEKTGHRSSAIRSYKRTSIEQQFKVSKVLQGRPPKMAKLADFGPGKQSIKEECDEELKCQVEECSNVEIHKENKSSVRYVHFEADLPEGANISLNFDKK